A window of Felis catus isolate Fca126 chromosome A3, F.catus_Fca126_mat1.0, whole genome shotgun sequence genomic DNA:
TAGCATCTGCCCCTGGTTAGCACATCTTCTCTTCTTCAACATTATATAAAAAGCAATTTCCAAGGGTacgtgggtgtctcagtcggttaaggatccaactactgagctcagctcaggtcatgatctcgcagtttgtgagttcaagccccacatcaggctctgcactaaagtgcagaacctgcttgggattctctctctccctttctctctgcccccaccccggctcgctcttactctctctcaaacataaacaaatatttaaaaaaataataataaggcaaTTTCCAGAGCTTTCTGCCAGCCTGAGATCTGCCACAGAAAACTCTGGAGGCAAGCACAGGAGGAAGGGGGCACTGAGGGCAGAGTATTGATCTCAGGGCCTGTCTTCTGCCCTTCTCAAACTTCCTTGAGACACAGAGATGCCCAGTTCTTTCTGGTCTCTGTGTTCCTGTTCACATTGCCTCTGCACGGCTGTTTTGCCACAAACCACATCAGCCCTTCAAGGCTCAGCTCCAGCCCTCCTCTCGCAGGACTGCTGGACTGTTCTGCCTCATGAGTTCCAGCAGCAAGTGGAGACAGCACCTCAGCAAGCTTTATTATATCCAAGCCTCTGTCCCATCCTGTCTTGTTCTCTAAGGGCAGGGGCCGGGGAGGGTGACCAATTAGCCCCAGCTTGCCTGAGACTTTCCCGCTTTTAACACCAGAAGCCCCGTATCCCTAGGAAGTCTCCAGTCCTGGGCAACCTGGTCAGCAGACCTAGCAGGTCATGTGACAAATGCATGCAAGTGAAGCCAGTAGGACAGCAATGGACTCTCACAGACAGTAGGTCCTCTCAGGTCCCCTCCAGCTCTCAAATCTGAGgatctggaggcaaaggaaatggCCCCAACCACTGTTTCAGCGTGGCGGCTAATTCCTCATCTTCCCAGTCCTGAAAGTGTGTTCTGCCTGGGCCGAGAAGAGGCCCCGTGTAGCAAAGATGGGCAATGGAGCAGAGTCCTGGATTCCTCCTACTGCAGGCCTTGCTGTGGGGTGCCCTCAGCAGGCAAGCACCCACCATGCATGACCCAGCCACATGCCAAGTCACAGGGAAGGGATCTGACATGCTTTTGAATTCGACTCCTCTTGGACAGCCCACCGGCCAGCAAATGAGCTATGACAGCCAAGCCCCAGGTTGTGCCACAAGAACAGTGAGATTTCCTGGTTTCATTCTCAAACACCTTAACTCTTTACTCAAATTCCAGGGCACATGGGCATAACGCTGGCCCAGGTTTGGCATAGGATCTGCCATTTCTTGAAAGAGTGTGAAACAAAGATACACTTAACATGTGCTTCAGAGCTCAGACTTAGAGCCAGAATTTCAATTGTCCATCATTCAGAGGCATGGCTTTGTTTTTGCTTGAAACCCAcatttgtcggggcgcctggatggctcagttgattaagccaccgacttcagctcaggtcatgatctcacagtttgtgagttcgagccccgcgtcaggctctgtgctgacagctcagagcctggagcctacgtCAGATTCTGTCTACCCCTCTCTCtacgcctcccctgctcacgctctgtgtctctctctcaataataaataaacattaaaaaaataaagaaagaaacccacatttgtcaaaaatgcaggggtgcctgggcggctcagtcggttaagtgtcggacttcggttcaggtcatgttctcacagctcgtgagttcaagccccttgtcaggctctatgctgacagcttggagcctggagcctgctttggattctgtgtctccctctctctctgcccctcccccattcatgcacactctctctctctctctctctctctctgtcactcaaatataaataacattaaaaaatttgttcaaaaaaattcagaggtcagcaaactacaggCTGTGGACCAAATCCAGCcactgcttgtttttgtaaataaactctTATGGAGGCACAGCCACCCTCATTTGTTTACCTATGGCTATTTGCAACAGAATTGAGTGATCATGGCAGAGGACTCgtggcccacaaaacctaaaatgttAGCTCTTTAATCctttatggaaacaaatttgcTAATCCATGCTCTATGGCATGGGAGCTTGTCTCACTCACCTTTGGACCCCCTTGCTCTTTCCCTGGACcagctctgagcccagagcctgtatTCAGAGAGGAATCTAGCCCTGTGAACTGAATGAGCCGGTGCCCCTGCccggcagccccagccccacccagagcCACCATGGACACACAGTAACCATTCACCTGAAATTACAGCTGTTTATGGCACTCCATCCACAAGTGATTACGCCAGTTAATAACAGTTAATACCTTCAAGCCCTGCGAGGTAGATGGGGCAGCTATTATGATCCCGTTGATAGGGAGGAACTAAAGCACAAGGAATTACATGCAAGAATAAAAACTAGGTCCCAGGACTTCTGGCTCTCACCCCGGTCTCTCTGTGCTCTGGGACTTCAGTCTCCAAGCTCCTCTTCTCCCCCCAGATTCTCCCAAACCCCCTTCCAGGGAGCCTCTGCTGAGAGGTGAGACATGTAATGAATGGCCCCTGAGCCAGCCCCCAGGATGTAGAGGAAAAGACTCAGTTCTCACCCTCTGAAAATTAAAGGCtcctgcaggaaaaaaagaaaacaaatagcaaccTAAGCAAATATATTTATAGCAAAGAGTTAATTTCCATAGTAActgaagagcccaaatgttccaGCTAACAAGACAGATAACAAGCTGAGTCATCAAGCACGGCCTCTTGCTAGTGGTATGACCTCACAATCACTTCcccctttctaagcctcagttttcccatgtgAAAATGGTGTTGATAATACCGACCTTGCCAGGCAAATGAGACCGTGAGTGTGATCCTATAAAGTTCTGTGCTCACTTGGGAAGTTATTATTCCTCTAATTCCATAAACTACTTAAGGTCGACAGTGGGCTGGCATTCATGACTTCAAAAAGGGTACCCCCATTTTCAGCTGATTTCTCATGGTTTTAGTCAGTTCAAATAACAATAATTGGAACAGCTAATGTTTGGAGATTCCACCCTCTGAAGAAGTATTATGGACTCACCTTTGGATTCTTGAGCTCTTCCACCACATAGTTGACATTATTCCAGCCATCGAAGGACCACATGCCCTGGTAAAAGGCCATGCCAATGCGCCCAGCCTGCTGTGTTGTGTTGTGGAAGGCAAGCAAAAAGGTTTCCGTGTGGCCCCGGCCCTGGCCCAGCACCACGGCCCCACCCACCACGATGACCAGCAACGAGAACACTTTGGCGACCGCGCACACGTTCACCAGCACGGTGGCCAGCCGTGAGCTCCAACAGTTGACCAACGTCAGCAGCAGGATGCAGGAGGCAGCCACGCCCTTGAGCACAGCCTGGGGCATCGAGGAGCAGCCAGGGTAAAAGGGGGTCACAGCATACTCAGCGAAGCTCAGGGAGACGGCAGCAATGGCAGCTGGTCTGACCAGCAACACAAATGTATAGATAACCAGGAAGGCTGGCAAGGAGCCAAAGATTTGCAGGATGTAGGCATACTCCCCTCCAGATTTGGGAACCAGGGCACTCAGCTCAGCATAGCACAGGGCACCCATCATGGCCAGGAGGCCACAGCCTGCCCAGACCACAAGACTGGCTCCAGGGCTGCCCATGTAGACCAAGACCCCCTGTGGTGACATGAAGACGCCAGAGCCAATCATACAGCCAGCCATCAGGGACACGGCACTCCACAAACCAATCTCCCTCCTCAGCCTCAGCCCCTCACCACCTGGCTCCCGTCCTGCCACCCCCTCACCACCATTTCTTTCCTGACTTCTCTCCATCTCAGGGCTTCAACAGTCGCTGTGTCTAGCTGAGCAGAAGCAGATACTCTCATCTGTCTTGCAGGCTTCCTGCAGGGGTTAATGATTACAGCACTTGATGAAGTCTGAACCGGAGACCAGACAGCCAGGGCATGGCATTCAGCAGGCACAGCGCCCTCACTGATCGACCGGTCCCTGTCCAACTCAAACTCCAGTATAGGCAGTATACAGGAGCTGTTTGCCAGTGTAACCCAGGGATCAAGGAAAAGATCAAGGAAAGAGGGATTTTAGTAGAAATCCCTGCTGCCCAATTCCACAGCACTATGTGAGGAATAACAGTTGGACAGGTGCTCTGTGCCAACAATAAGAATGCGGAGCAATTACACATCAGGGACCTAAAAAAGTCTCTGCAATAGTTTTATCAGCCAAGCAATAAAACCCCTGTTTTATCAGGATTCCAATTAAAATTGCATGAGCCCTGCTTTAAGGAAGAATCAAGACAATCAAAGAAGAAGATTCAAATAGTTCAGAACAGAGCTTTACCCCTATAAGGAAAGGACCACGTGGTTAGAAGCACAGTACAGGGTGTGGAATGGGATCCTGCATTCAAATCCCAGGTTTAGTCCCTCATAGTTGTGTGACGTTGGACAAGATCTCTGAACTTCACCCTACTCATCTGTCAATTACAATACCCACCACATAATGTTACTATAAAGATTAAATAGCATAGTCCAATCAAAGTAGCTAGAATAGTAGGTGAAATGCAGTAGGCTTTCCTTAAACATTAGCCAATACTATCTGGCTAAGAGTTTCGTTAGTTCcctagttttatatatatatacatatatatatgaatatatattttaaatatatatttcattgatttataaatAATGTTCATTTTAGGATATAGTTTATAACTTTTTTGTTAACTCtcccttatatttttatttttatttttttatttttttatattttagatagataacgtgcatgagcaggagagaggggcaaagggagaaaaagagagagagagagggaatctttttttttttttaacgtttatttatttttgagacagagcatgaacaggggaggggcagagagagagggagacacagaatctgaaacaggctccaggctccgagctgtcagcacagagcccgacgcggggctcgaactcacggaccacgagatcatgacctgagccgaagtcggacgcccaaccgaccgagccacccaggcgccccgagagagagggaattttaaacaggctccatgctcagtgcagagcctgagacggggcttgatcccatgaacccaggatcatgacctgagctgaaatcaagaatcagatgctcaactgatccacctaggcacccctttccCTTACACTTTTAAAATCTTGGGTTATAGAACCTCTACTAGTATTGTTATAGAAAGGTCAGTGGAACTCACTAGCATTTAGAGTAAAGATGCTGACACCCAAAGTGAGCAGAAAGGCACCTGTGATCTCCCAGACTGACCTAGCTCAAGTCAGCCATATGGGCTACTTGGATCTCGTGTGCGTGTGTATTAATAAAGCTCTTGACAGATGTCACTGGTTCCTGGGGTGTCCATCTTACCTCCTCCCCTTGATTCATGGAAGCCTAGTTGACATAGGTCCTCAGAAAATGTAGAGACATCTTCTTGAGAAAATCCCTGAAGAGGGGGCCCTCCAAAATTGAGAAGGAGGTCCTCCAAGATTCCTACACAGTacgaagagagagaaaaggacagagaagtaattaaggggggggggggggggaggagctaCAAGAATTGGAGGGAATGAAGATAAAAAAGGATAGAGTCCTGGAAGCTCAGGAAAGAAAATCAGCTTCCTTCCTGGCAATAGCTAAGTAGTAACTAAGACACTTAAATGTCAACCCTCTTCTTCTCCAGGGGCTGCTGCTAGTGGATGCCAACTGCAATGTCTGAGAACAGTCCACAAGACCACCCTGACCTCTAACACTAATAGCAAGTTTGGAGGGTTCCAAGACTATCTTTACGTCCAATAATTTGCTAGGAAGACTCACAGAACACACCAAAAGCTTTTACACTCAGGTTATGTTTTATTACACTTACAGGTCCAGATTAAGGTCACTCAAGGGAGAAAAGACATAGGGCAGAATCCAACAGAATTCCAAACACAGAGCTTCCAGTTCTCTTCTCCCTGAGGAGTCGGGACATTGTTATTCTCCAGGCATCAAAGTATGACAATAAGCATATCATATTGCCAACCAGGGAAGCTCACCTGAGCCTTGGTGTCCACTCTTTATTGGGGTTCTATCACATAGACATGGTTGACTGCTCATGTGGCTGAATTCAGTTTCCAGCCCCTCAGGAGATCAAGCTGATATTTTATGACCCAAAGCCTCCATCCAAAAATCACATTGTTACTATATGGCTGGCCCAAGGCCCCCAGGCAAATGAAGACCCTGCAATCAAGCATAACATTCCAAGGGCTTGGAGATTACCTCCCAGAAGCTGAGGGCAAGGGCCAGACCTCTCTTTGGGCAAAGTTAAATTCTT
This region includes:
- the LOC101101211 gene encoding b(0,+)-type amino acid transporter 1-like, with the translated sequence MERSQERNGGEGVAGREPGGEGLRLRREIGLWSAVSLMAGCMIGSGVFMSPQGVLVYMGSPGASLVVWAGCGLLAMMGALCYAELSALVPKSGGEYAYILQIFGSLPAFLVIYTFVLLVRPAAIAAVSLSFAEYAVTPFYPGCSSMPQAVLKGVAASCILLLTLVNCWSSRLATVLVNVCAVAKVFSLLVIVVGGAVVLGQGRGHTETFLLAFHNTTQQAGRIGMAFYQGMWSFDGWNNVNYVVEELKNPKQNLVWAVMIAIPLVTSLYLLVNISYLLVLSPNEILSSDAMAVSWGNQVLGAWAWLVPLAVVLSTFGSANGMFFGGSRVCYVAAREGHMPQLLSMVHVHRLTPTPALMFTTAVALVLVIPGSFSTIVNFLSFLGWITYGTTIGCLLYLRIKKKNLPRPYKVPTIIPVIMLLASLYLVLAPIIDHPQIEFLYIFLFLLSGIPVYFLFVYFQRQPRCLQMATLYLQLLLEVAPTTKNVD